The genomic region TCGGCGCCCGGCCGGTCGCCCTGGTCACGCTCAGCCTGCTGGCGCTCGGGGTCGGGCTGCTCTCGCTGGCCACGTCGTTGCCGTTGGCCATCGTCGCGATGGTGCTGGCCGGTCTCGGCAACGGCGCGATGGACGTGGCGATGAACTCGCTCGGCGTCGAGGTCGAGCAGGCCCGGCCGAAGCCGATCATGAGCCGGTTCCACGCGTTCTGGAGTCTGGGAAACCTGACCGCGGCCGCCACCATCGTGCTGATCGCCCGGCTGCTCGACCGTTCCGGCGGCGACAACGTGGGCCCGGCGCTGGGCACGCTGTTCTGCTTCGGCGTCGTCGGCATCCTGGTCGCGGTCCGGATCGTCCCGGTCGGCCGCCGGATCGAGCACCACGAGAACGGCGTCCGGTCCGCGATTCCCAAGCTGGCCTGGGCGCTGGGCCTGATGGCGTTCTGCTTCGGGCTGGCCGAGGGCACCGCGGTCGACTGGTCGTCGGTGCACGTCACCGACGTCGCCCGGATCGACCCGTCCACCGGCGCGCTCGGGCTGGTCGCGGTGAGCGCCTTCATGGTGATCATCCGGCTGCTCGGCGACCAGGCCGTCGCCCGGGTGGGCCGGCGCGCCGTCGTCCGGGTCGGCAGCGTCACCGCGATCGCCGGTTACCTGTTCACCGTCTTCGCCGAGCCGCTGCCGCTGCTGCTGGTCGGCTGGGCCCTGGTCGGCCTGGGCGTCGGTCTGGTCGCCCCGCAGGTGTACGCCGTGGCCGGCCACGTCGGCGGCGGCCGGATGCTCGCCATCGTCGTCACCTTCGGCTACGCCGCGTTCCTGATCGGCCCCGCGATCATCGGCCAGCTCGCCGAGCACTTCGGCATCCAGAACGCGATGATCCTGCCGCTCGCCCTGTCCGCCTGCCTGGTCGCCGTCTCGGTGGTCCTGCCGCGCGACGAGTGAATGTCTACTGACCAAGTAGTGATACAGCCGGTGATCGCGGCGTACCGCGTGTGATCGTTGCTCCATGCTTCCCAGACCCGTACGCCGTACGCTCGCCCTCGCCGTGACGCCCGTGCTCGCGGCTTCCGCCCTGGCCGCCCCCGCCGCGGCGGCCTCGACCAGCTCCGCCGATCTCGCCCTCGAGTGGTTCGACGTCACCGCCGGGACCGTCGCCGCCGCCGGAGCGCCGACCCAGGTGACCAACAACCGGACCTGGGCGATCGGCTGGCTCGCCGCCACCCGCGCCGTCCTCCGCACGCCGTCCACCCCACGCCCGGAGGACTACCGTGGCGCGGCGTTCGCCGGTGCGATCCACCAGACCCTGATCACCCTGGCCCCAGCCCGGAAGGCCGAGCTCGACGCGGCCCTGGCGACCTCGCTGGCTCGTCTCGCCGACGGTCCCTCCGAGTCCGACGGCCTCGCCGCCGGACGGCAGCAGGCCGCCACGGTGCTGGCCGATCGCGCCGACGACGGCCTGGACCCCGCCTCGGTCAACACCCCCTTCACCTCGTCGCCGGCCGGAGCCGGTGTCTGGCAGCCGACTCCCCCGTCGTACAGCCCTGCCACGCAGTCCGGGAACCGGCTGGCCAGGCCGTTCCTGCTGCGCCGGGCCGACCAGTTCCGGCCCGGGCCTCCGCCCGCGGTCGGGTCCGAGCGGTACCGCCGCGACCTGGCCGAGGTGAAGGCTGACGGATCGGCCGGCAGCACGACCCGGACCCCGGAACAGACCGCCACCGCGACGTTCTGGCTCGGCTCGTCGTACACGCTCTACACCGAACCGTTGCGGGTCGCGCTGGCCGCGACCACTGGCAGATCCCTTGCCGAGCGGGCGAAACTCGTCGCGCTGTTCCACGTCGCCGCGGTGGACACGCAGATCGCGACCTCGGACACGAAGTACGCGTACGTGAGCTGGCGGCCGGTGACCGCGCTGCGGGCGGCCGGCCACGCCGAGTGGAGGCCGCTGCACACCACACCCGCCCACCCCGACTACCCGAGCGGGCACAACACGTACTCCGGTTCGGCCGAACAGGTCCTGACCACGCTGGTCGGCGCCCGGACCGCCAAGCCGTACACGATCGGCAGCCCGACGGCACCAGGCGTGACCCGGACGTACAGCACCTGGCGTCAGCTCACCACTGAGAACGTCGACGCGCGGGTCTGGTCCGGGATCCACACCCGGACGGCCGACACGGCCGGCGTGACGCTGGGCCGTCAGGTCGCGGCCCACGCCGTCCGGGAGGCGTACCGGCTGTTCCGGTGACGGCCGCTCCGGCGGGAGGGTGGACCTCCCGCCGGAGCGCCACACCTAAAGAACCTTGTCGAGGGCGTCGAAGAAGACGTTGCCGAGCACGAGCTCGTACTTGCCGGTGAGCAGCTCGGCGAGCTGGGCGACGTCGGTGGGGGTCCAGGACCAGGCGTTGACCGCGCCGGCGACGAACAGCGGCGCGTCGCCGGTCCACGCCGCGGTGTGGGCGTCCAGCGCGGCCTTGTACTCCGCGGCCTTGCCGGGCGGGGAGAAGTTGCCGATCACCGGCAGGCCGCCCCGACGGACCAGCAGGTCGCCCTTCTCCCAGGACTGGATGATGCCGCGGATCGGCGTGTGCTCGGCGTACCCGCGGCCGATCGTCTCCGAGAACGGCACCCAAGCGTCGTTCTCGCGGTGGTTGTAGGCGTAGACCAGGTCCATCCCGGTCCGGCGCAGGTAGCGGCCGGAGAGCTTGAAGTAGGCGTCGAGCTGCTCCGCGGGCCAGGCGCCGGGATAGGTGTAGCCGGCACCGGACGGACCACAGATCAGCAGGTCGTTGTGTGTCGCCGTGCGCTGGTAGTGGCTCAGGATGGCCGGGCCGATGTCGGCGAGCAGCGGGCTGACGGTCCAGTTGACCGGGGCGTGACCGCGCCGCGGGTCGTCCCACAGGTCGCGCATGTGCCGCTGGCAGTACTGCACGTTGTCGCCCTCGCCGAAGGTCAGCGTGACGTAGATCTTCTTCTTCGGCGTGATCGGCCTGAACCGGCGGACCCGGTCCGAGATCGGCGCGACCACGCCGGAGTGGACCGTGCCGTTCATGTAGAAGTCGGCGGGCAGCACCTCGGAGCCGCCCTGCGCCGCGAGGTCGACGCCGCTCCACTCCCCCGCGACGTCGTTGGCGAACCAGCCGGCGTACGGCGTGGTGGGGCCGACGGCGGCGAAGTGCTCTGTGAGCAGCTCGCCGGTCGGGCCGTTCGGCGGCAGCCAGCTGACCAGCGCCTTGGTGGCGACGACGTAGTCGCGGAAGTACGGGAACGGCTCCACCCGGGTCGGCGCGGTGTCGGTCGCGGTGACCAGGTACTGGTTCCACATCTCGACCGTGACGGTCAGCGAGGTGGTCCCGGCCGGCGGACTGAACTTGTAGATGAAGTAGCCGCTGCCGTCGCTGAACCGGTTGCCCTCGCCGCCGATCGAGGAGTTCAGGCCGTCGAACAGGTACGGCGCCTCGTGCGGTGTGCCCGGCTGGAACGTGGCCAGCGTGGCTCCATCGGCCTTGGCGGTGACCGAGAGGACCGAAGGGCCCCAGCCGTCGTCGCCGAAGGAGTCCTGGAACCGCACGTACACGGCGTCCTTGCCGAGCGCGGGCGACACGTCGAGCGTGTACGTGCCGCGGTTCGAGGAGTCGCGGAGCTGCCGCGTCTCGCGGGCGATCTCGTGCCAGGTGAGGTTCTCGGCCTGCACCACCATGGTCGGCGGCAACCCCGCGAGCAGCTGGCGCGTGCAGCGCGGGAAGAGGTGCTCGAACTGCCACCGGTACGTCTTCACCCGGTCGTCGTCGAACAGGCCGCGCAGATCCTTCACCACCCGCAGGCCGTGCGCCTTGGCCTGCGCGGCGTCCGCGACGACGGCGTTCTCCAGACCCGCCAGGGTGGTCGCGACGTTGAGCGAGTCGGGCACCTCGGGGTCGTGCAGGATCGCGCCGCGGACCCGGTGCCGGTACTTCGCGACCAGCTCCAGCGGATCGGCGTACCGGGTGGCGGGGACGCCGGTGTTGCGCAGCCAGCGGGCGTCGACGCCGTCGTTCCCGCCGGGTGAGTAGAGGAAGTAGAGCTCGGGGCGACTGCGGTTCACCAGACCCTGCAGGGTGGTGAGCAGCGTCTGGTCGCCGCCGCTGAGTTTGCTGACATCGCCGTAGTGCAGGTGCCGCGGGCGGGCGAAGGACGGCAGCAACCGCCGGCCCGTCGTACCGAGCTCCGCAGCGTCCACCAACCCGCTGCCGGCCTGTCCGGACGCCGCGGCGGATCCGGTCTGGAACCAGCCCAGCCCACCTGCCGCCACCGCGCCGCCGCCGGCGAGAAACGTTCGTCTCGAGACCATCGTGACCACTCCCCTGGTGCTGACATCGCTGTCAAATGCGGGCGAGATTAACACCGGGCGGATGGCCGGTACAGAGCTCGGACAACGTTGTCCGTGAGCAATCTGGAATCGTTTCCGTCACAGCCGGGCCGGGGCCGAGCGGCGGCCGATCCGAGCCCTACCAGGCTTCGTCGAGAATCCGGGTCGCCTCCGCCAGACTGAGCCCGGCCCGCCGCGCGGCCCGGGCGAACACCGTCGCCGCCGCCCGGGTCTGCTCGTCGTCGACCTGACTGCGCGACGCCAGCACGACCGTGCCATTCCTCCCGCGGGTCTCGATCAGCCGCTCCGCCTCCAGCTCCTTGTACGCCCGAGCCACCGTGTTGACGGCCAGCCCAAGGTCCCCCGCCAACTGCCGCACGGTCGGCAGCTTGCTCCCCCGCGCGAGCTCGCCGCTGCGGACGAGGTGCTCGATCTGACGCTTCACCTGCTCGTACGGCGGCTCGGAGCCGGCCGGATCCACCGAGATGTCCACCCGGCCGATCCAACCACCTGGCTCAGCCGAAGTCTGCCGCGGAGTACGGTTTCTGCTCGACCAGGACCAGCCAGTTGCCGGAGTTGTCACGCAGGACCGCCTCCACGCCGTACGGGCGGTCGGACGGTTCCTGAAGGTGTTCGACGCCCTTGGCGACCAGTTCGTCGAAGGTCTTGCGGCAGTTGTCGGTGGCGATGCCGACGCCGTGCAGCAGGCCCTTGGCCATGATTCGGCGGATCGCCGCGGCGGACTCCTCGTCCAGCGGCGGGCCGGGCAGCATCAGGGCCAGTTCGAGCTCGGGGTGGTCGCGCTGGGAGACCGTGCACCAGCGGAAGTCCGGCCCGAGCGTGATGTCGTTGCGCAGCACGAACCCGAGCTTGTCGGTGTAGAAGGCCTTGGCCTCGTCGATGTCGGTCACGTACACGGTGACCAGGTGGACGTTCGTGATCATCGGACTCCTTCTCTCGCGGTGACCCGACGACGCTACGACGCCGGCGGCCCGCTGCGCTTCGCCGGAATTGCGGACTTCAGCCCGAGCATGAACACGTAGCAGCCGGGGATCCGCGCGGTCAGCCCGCTGCGCTGGTACGCCGACGGGCTGGTCCCGACCAGCTCGGTGAACCGCCGCGTGAACGCGCCGAGACTCGCGTAGCCGACCAGCCCGGCGACCTCGGTCACGGTCAGGTTGGTCGCCCGCAACAGGTCCGCGGCCCGCTCGATCCGGCGCCGGCTGACGTACTGCATCGGCGTCTCCCCGTACTCCGCCGCGAAGCACCGCAGGAAGTGGTACTTCGAGACCCCGGCCGCGCGGGCCAGGGCGTCGAGGTCGAGCGGTTCGGCGTAGTGCCGATCGGCGACGTCCCGCGCCCGCCGCAGGTGCGGCAGCAGCTCGACCGGGACCTTGGTCATGAGCTCGAGGCTAGCCGCCGTCCGGGACTTTCGGTGCTCGCCGAAGGTCTTTCCCTGCCCGGACCGGGCCGGGGAGGCTGACCGGCATGGACATTCGAGGAAGTTCCGGGCAGGGCGGCAGCGGACCTGGAGCGATCACCCCGGACGGCAGCGCGGTCGAGCTGTACCTGCGGTCCAGCAGCCAGGGCGAGGAGCAGGTGATCGACGAGGCGATCGAGCGCGACAGCGAAATCCTGGAGCTCGGCTGCGGGACCGGACGGATCACCCGGCCGCTGCTCGCCCGCGGTCATCGCCTCGTCGCCGTGGACGAGTCACCCGACATGGTCGGCCGCGTCACCGGCATCGAGACGGTGTGCGCGCGGATCGAGGAACTGCGGCTCGATCGGCGGTTCGACGTCGTGCTGATGATGTCGTTCCTGATCAACGCCCCGGACGCCGAGGCGCGCCGCCGATTGCTGGCGACCTGCGCGTACCATGTTCGTCCCGGCGGGCAGGTGATCCTGCAGCAGCACGACCGGGCGTCCTTCGCCGGCCCGCGGGTTCTGGAGAACGGCAACCGGCGACTGGTCATCTCCGACGTCGAGCACCTGCCAGGCGACGTGGACGCGGCCACCATGACCCACACCGTCGACGGCCACACCTGGAGCCAACGCGTTGTGGTCCAGAACCTCACCGAGGACCAACTGACGGCGGCCCTCGGTGAGGTGGGACTGGAACTGGCCGGCTATCTGACCCAGGACCGGACCTGGCTCACCGCGCGGCCAGCGCGTCGAACTGCGCCCGCGTGAGCTTGCTGGTGTCAGCGGTCAGGGCCGCCGGGCGGGTGCAGGTGATCCCGGACGGCACCGAGCCGGTCAGGTAGCGGATGGCGTTCTTGAACGAGTCGCACCGGCGCTGGTCTTCGGCACCGGCCGGATAGCCGATCGCGGCGTTCACCTTGCCCATCTGCAGCGCGTCCGCGAACGGATTGATGCTGCGGGCAACGGTCCAGTACCAGCGCGCGATCGGCGCGGACCACTGCAACGACCTCGCCAGCTCCGGATTGCCCAGCAGATCGATGCCGAAGTACCGGCCGGCCGGGCCGTAGTTGAAGTCACCGGTCAGCTGGATGTAACCGCGGCCGCCGTACAACCGGGTGTCGCCGATCTCGCGGATGTTGTACTCCAGCCGCGACTCGTGCACCAACGTCGCCAGGAACGCCGCCTTCCGGTACGGCGTGTTGATCTGGGCGTCGCGCATCGCCTGGTTCAGCGACGGCAGGCCGGTCTGCACCAGCGACGGGTTCGCGATCCGGCTGCCGAACATCGCCTGCACGTCGGCCAGCGTGACGTCGCCGATCGGCGGGTTCGGGTTGACCGTGCACTCCGGTACGCCGGGCAGCTTGTCGCCCGGGGTGTCGAGGTAGGCGACGGTGGCGTAGCCGTTGTGGGCGGGCAGGTGGGCCCACCAGCGGGTGGCGGGCCGGCCGGTCACCGTGACGGTGTCGCCGGCCTTCTGGCAGTCGACCTCGACACTCACCGGCCCGCCGAGCACCTTGATCACCGAGGACGCCAGGTACGCGTCGGAGCGGATGTTGAGGCTGGTCGCGGTGGTCCGGAAGGCCACCGCGTGGGCCGGGGTGGCGGCGATCAGAGAGCCGGCACCGACACCGGCCAGAGCCAGGACAACGGACAGCGTGCGCTTGAGCATGGGTGGCTCCTGGGCGGAGGAGGGGCGGGAGACAACGCGGTGAGAATCTCTCAAAAGAGTCTCACCGCGCTGTCACTTTCCCACCACACAACTC from Kribbella flavida DSM 17836 harbors:
- a CDS encoding MFS transporter, translated to MATRTAAAAVFLLFAVNGALIGGVGGVLPALRERLDVSASGLSLLLFCLAASAVVSMQVGGRLADRIGARPVALVTLSLLALGVGLLSLATSLPLAIVAMVLAGLGNGAMDVAMNSLGVEVEQARPKPIMSRFHAFWSLGNLTAAATIVLIARLLDRSGGDNVGPALGTLFCFGVVGILVAVRIVPVGRRIEHHENGVRSAIPKLAWALGLMAFCFGLAEGTAVDWSSVHVTDVARIDPSTGALGLVAVSAFMVIIRLLGDQAVARVGRRAVVRVGSVTAIAGYLFTVFAEPLPLLLVGWALVGLGVGLVAPQVYAVAGHVGGGRMLAIVVTFGYAAFLIGPAIIGQLAEHFGIQNAMILPLALSACLVAVSVVLPRDE
- a CDS encoding vanadium-dependent haloperoxidase, with amino-acid sequence MLPRPVRRTLALAVTPVLAASALAAPAAAASTSSADLALEWFDVTAGTVAAAGAPTQVTNNRTWAIGWLAATRAVLRTPSTPRPEDYRGAAFAGAIHQTLITLAPARKAELDAALATSLARLADGPSESDGLAAGRQQAATVLADRADDGLDPASVNTPFTSSPAGAGVWQPTPPSYSPATQSGNRLARPFLLRRADQFRPGPPPAVGSERYRRDLAEVKADGSAGSTTRTPEQTATATFWLGSSYTLYTEPLRVALAATTGRSLAERAKLVALFHVAAVDTQIATSDTKYAYVSWRPVTALRAAGHAEWRPLHTTPAHPDYPSGHNTYSGSAEQVLTTLVGARTAKPYTIGSPTAPGVTRTYSTWRQLTTENVDARVWSGIHTRTADTAGVTLGRQVAAHAVREAYRLFR
- a CDS encoding GxGYxYP domain-containing protein: MVSRRTFLAGGGAVAAGGLGWFQTGSAAASGQAGSGLVDAAELGTTGRRLLPSFARPRHLHYGDVSKLSGGDQTLLTTLQGLVNRSRPELYFLYSPGGNDGVDARWLRNTGVPATRYADPLELVAKYRHRVRGAILHDPEVPDSLNVATTLAGLENAVVADAAQAKAHGLRVVKDLRGLFDDDRVKTYRWQFEHLFPRCTRQLLAGLPPTMVVQAENLTWHEIARETRQLRDSSNRGTYTLDVSPALGKDAVYVRFQDSFGDDGWGPSVLSVTAKADGATLATFQPGTPHEAPYLFDGLNSSIGGEGNRFSDGSGYFIYKFSPPAGTTSLTVTVEMWNQYLVTATDTAPTRVEPFPYFRDYVVATKALVSWLPPNGPTGELLTEHFAAVGPTTPYAGWFANDVAGEWSGVDLAAQGGSEVLPADFYMNGTVHSGVVAPISDRVRRFRPITPKKKIYVTLTFGEGDNVQYCQRHMRDLWDDPRRGHAPVNWTVSPLLADIGPAILSHYQRTATHNDLLICGPSGAGYTYPGAWPAEQLDAYFKLSGRYLRRTGMDLVYAYNHRENDAWVPFSETIGRGYAEHTPIRGIIQSWEKGDLLVRRGGLPVIGNFSPPGKAAEYKAALDAHTAAWTGDAPLFVAGAVNAWSWTPTDVAQLAELLTGKYELVLGNVFFDALDKVL
- a CDS encoding GntR family transcriptional regulator, which translates into the protein MDISVDPAGSEPPYEQVKRQIEHLVRSGELARGSKLPTVRQLAGDLGLAVNTVARAYKELEAERLIETRGRNGTVVLASRSQVDDEQTRAAATVFARAARRAGLSLAEATRILDEAW
- a CDS encoding VOC family protein; the protein is MITNVHLVTVYVTDIDEAKAFYTDKLGFVLRNDITLGPDFRWCTVSQRDHPELELALMLPGPPLDEESAAAIRRIMAKGLLHGVGIATDNCRKTFDELVAKGVEHLQEPSDRPYGVEAVLRDNSGNWLVLVEQKPYSAADFG
- a CDS encoding helix-turn-helix transcriptional regulator produces the protein MTKVPVELLPHLRRARDVADRHYAEPLDLDALARAAGVSKYHFLRCFAAEYGETPMQYVSRRRIERAADLLRATNLTVTEVAGLVGYASLGAFTRRFTELVGTSPSAYQRSGLTARIPGCYVFMLGLKSAIPAKRSGPPAS
- a CDS encoding class I SAM-dependent methyltransferase — its product is MDIRGSSGQGGSGPGAITPDGSAVELYLRSSSQGEEQVIDEAIERDSEILELGCGTGRITRPLLARGHRLVAVDESPDMVGRVTGIETVCARIEELRLDRRFDVVLMMSFLINAPDAEARRRLLATCAYHVRPGGQVILQQHDRASFAGPRVLENGNRRLVISDVEHLPGDVDAATMTHTVDGHTWSQRVVVQNLTEDQLTAALGEVGLELAGYLTQDRTWLTARPARRTAPA
- a CDS encoding glycoside hydrolase family 19 protein; translation: MLKRTLSVVLALAGVGAGSLIAATPAHAVAFRTTATSLNIRSDAYLASSVIKVLGGPVSVEVDCQKAGDTVTVTGRPATRWWAHLPAHNGYATVAYLDTPGDKLPGVPECTVNPNPPIGDVTLADVQAMFGSRIANPSLVQTGLPSLNQAMRDAQINTPYRKAAFLATLVHESRLEYNIREIGDTRLYGGRGYIQLTGDFNYGPAGRYFGIDLLGNPELARSLQWSAPIARWYWTVARSINPFADALQMGKVNAAIGYPAGAEDQRRCDSFKNAIRYLTGSVPSGITCTRPAALTADTSKLTRAQFDALAAR